One window from the genome of Breoghania sp. L-A4 encodes:
- a CDS encoding ubiquinone biosynthesis hydroxylase has product MSDDRDLDVLVAGGGYVGLSLALALKQADPAIRVAVVDLRPRAAIEGDLRCSAIAAAAERMLSTLGVWPNLEPHAQPINEMIITDSRVRDVARPVFLTFSGQVDDGKPFAYMVPNAKMVGALHDRADAAGVELIAPDTVSDFEVRDSGVSITLDAGGTRDASLLVAADGVRSRLRDLAGIRTVSWSYDQAGIVCTVEHERPHEGRAEEHFLPSGPFAILPLMGNRSSLVWTEKRAIADNLVKGDDFTFEMELERRFGHHLGALKLAGPRHAYPLGLTLARGFVNPRFALAGDAAHGIHPISGQGLNLGFRDAAALAEVIVTARRLGQDIGALDVLERYERWRRFDTFQVGVVTDVLNRLFSNDNDALRAARDFGLGLVDRLPGLKKIFIREAAGLSGEIPKLLAGDPL; this is encoded by the coding sequence ATGAGCGATGACAGGGATCTCGACGTGCTGGTGGCCGGCGGCGGCTATGTCGGCCTGTCGCTGGCGCTCGCTCTCAAGCAGGCCGATCCGGCGATCAGGGTCGCCGTCGTCGACCTGCGCCCGCGCGCGGCAATCGAGGGCGACCTGCGCTGCTCGGCCATCGCGGCGGCCGCCGAGCGCATGCTCTCGACTTTGGGCGTCTGGCCGAATCTGGAGCCCCACGCTCAGCCGATCAACGAGATGATCATCACCGACAGCCGTGTGCGCGACGTGGCGCGGCCGGTCTTCCTCACCTTTTCCGGCCAGGTCGATGACGGCAAGCCGTTTGCCTACATGGTGCCCAACGCCAAAATGGTCGGCGCGCTGCACGACCGGGCGGATGCCGCCGGCGTCGAGCTGATCGCGCCCGATACCGTCAGCGACTTCGAGGTGCGTGATTCGGGCGTTTCCATCACGCTGGACGCGGGCGGCACGCGTGACGCCTCCCTGCTGGTGGCGGCCGACGGCGTGCGCTCGCGCCTGCGCGATCTCGCCGGCATCCGCACCGTCAGCTGGTCGTATGACCAGGCCGGCATCGTCTGCACGGTGGAGCACGAGCGCCCCCACGAGGGCCGCGCGGAGGAACATTTCCTCCCCTCCGGGCCGTTCGCCATCCTGCCGCTCATGGGCAACCGATCGTCGCTGGTGTGGACGGAAAAGCGCGCCATCGCCGACAATCTGGTCAAGGGCGACGATTTCACCTTCGAGATGGAACTGGAACGCCGCTTCGGCCATCACCTGGGCGCGCTGAAGCTCGCCGGCCCCCGCCACGCCTATCCGTTGGGGCTCACGCTGGCGCGCGGCTTCGTCAACCCGCGCTTCGCGCTCGCGGGCGACGCGGCGCACGGCATCCACCCGATTTCGGGCCAGGGGCTGAACCTCGGTTTCCGTGACGCAGCAGCACTGGCGGAAGTCATCGTCACCGCGCGCCGCCTCGGCCAGGACATCGGCGCGCTCGACGTGCTGGAGCGTTACGAACGCTGGCGGCGCTTCGACACCTTCCAGGTCGGCGTCGTCACCGATGTGCTCAACCGGCTGTTTTCCAACGACAACGACGCGCTGCGCGCCGCACGCGACTTCGGCCTCGGGCTGGTCGACCGGCTGCCGGGCCTGAAAAAGATCTTCATCCGCGAGGCGGCGGGCCTATCGGGCGAAATCCCGAAGCTGCTGGCCGGAGATCCCCTTTGA
- a CDS encoding SDR family NAD(P)-dependent oxidoreductase yields the protein MLKARGWRVFATARTYADLAMLSGEGFEALRLDYTDPGSIEATANAVLSATGGKLVALFNNGAYGQPGAVEDLPTHALRAQFEANVFGWHDLTRRLLPSMLAQGEGRIVQCSSVLGLVALKYRGAYIASKFALEGLTDTLRLELRGTGVHVSLIEPGPIDTRFSEHAKAAFERHIDADASRHKKIYAARMAQLDRGGSTTFKLGPDAVAHKLVHALEAKKPRPRYYVTIPTYIMGGMRRILPYRLLDTFLATVSDKEV from the coding sequence ATGCTGAAAGCGCGCGGCTGGCGGGTCTTCGCCACCGCCCGCACCTACGCCGATCTCGCCATGCTCTCGGGCGAGGGCTTTGAGGCGCTGCGGCTGGACTACACCGATCCAGGCTCCATCGAGGCCACGGCCAACGCGGTCCTCAGCGCCACCGGCGGCAAGCTCGTTGCGCTGTTCAACAACGGCGCCTACGGCCAGCCGGGCGCCGTCGAGGATCTGCCGACGCACGCGCTCAGGGCGCAGTTCGAGGCCAATGTCTTCGGCTGGCACGACCTCACCCGCCGCCTGCTGCCGTCCATGCTCGCGCAAGGCGAGGGCCGCATCGTGCAATGCTCCTCGGTGCTGGGGCTGGTGGCGCTGAAATACCGCGGCGCCTATATCGCCTCGAAATTCGCGCTCGAGGGCCTCACCGACACCTTGCGGCTGGAGCTGCGCGGCACCGGCGTGCATGTCTCGCTGATCGAGCCCGGACCCATCGACACGCGATTTTCCGAACACGCCAAGGCGGCCTTTGAGCGGCACATCGACGCGGACGCCTCGCGGCACAAGAAGATCTATGCGGCCCGCATGGCGCAACTCGATCGCGGCGGCTCCACAACCTTCAAGCTCGGGCCGGATGCGGTGGCGCACAAGCTTGTCCACGCGCTCGAGGCGAAGAAGCCCCGGCCGCGCTATTATGTGACGATCCCCACATACATCATGGGCGGCATGCGCCGCATCCTGCCGTACCGGCTGCTCGACACATTTCTGGCCACGGTTTCCGACAAGGAAGTCTGA
- a CDS encoding twin transmembrane helix small protein: MGTILYNLIPVAMGLVALVLIAGLWNMMRGGSSSRSQKLMRARVLLQFITIVIVMAAVYFIKQ, from the coding sequence ATGGGCACAATACTGTACAATCTCATCCCCGTGGCCATGGGCCTGGTGGCGCTGGTGCTGATCGCCGGCTTGTGGAACATGATGCGCGGCGGCTCGTCCAGTCGCTCGCAAAAGCTGATGCGCGCGCGGGTGCTGCTGCAGTTCATCACCATCGTCATCGTCATGGCCGCCGTCTATTTCATCAAGCAGTAG
- a CDS encoding cob(I)yrinic acid a,c-diamide adenosyltransferase — MVVLNKIYTRTGDAGTTALGSGERRAKHDLRVAAYGTVDETNAVLGVVRLHTAENADLDAVLARIQNDLFDLGADLATPDTGEPLEYEPLRITDAQVEAIEQAIDRFNASLKPLRSFVLPGGSAAAAHLHIARTVSRRAERLMVELAEHESIGGAALRYINRLSDFFFVAARHANDEGRADVLWVPGKNR, encoded by the coding sequence ATGGTGGTCTTGAACAAGATCTACACCCGCACCGGTGACGCGGGCACCACGGCGCTGGGCTCCGGCGAGCGCCGCGCCAAGCATGACCTGCGCGTTGCAGCCTACGGCACCGTCGACGAGACCAACGCGGTCCTCGGCGTCGTGCGGCTGCACACGGCGGAAAACGCGGATCTCGACGCGGTTCTCGCCCGCATCCAGAACGATCTCTTCGATCTCGGCGCGGATCTGGCGACGCCGGACACCGGCGAACCGCTCGAATACGAGCCCCTGCGCATAACCGACGCCCAGGTCGAAGCGATCGAGCAGGCCATTGACCGCTTCAACGCCAGCCTCAAGCCGCTGCGCTCCTTCGTACTGCCCGGCGGCAGCGCGGCCGCCGCGCATTTGCACATCGCGCGGACCGTCTCGCGCCGCGCGGAACGGCTGATGGTCGAACTCGCCGAACACGAGTCCATCGGCGGCGCGGCCCTGCGCTACATCAACCGGCTGTCTGATTTCTTCTTCGTCGCCGCGCGCCACGCCAACGACGAAGGCCGTGCCGACGTGCTCTGGGTTCCAGGAAAGAACCGGTAG
- a CDS encoding rhomboid family intramembrane serine protease, which produces MFIPLHDHNPIKHLKAQYVTWSLIAVNVVVFVVIQGAGETQAAQTAALLYGMIPALITDVAQLPPGLAVVPDEATLVTYAFLHGSWMHLGGNMLFLWVFGDNVEDAMGHARFLAFYLMCAAAGALVHVAMGPDSQVPLVGASGAVAGVIAAYLMLHPRVKIWILALGRIPLRLPAIWVLGLWVGLQLFNALADTGDNPGEAVAWWAHVGGMAAGTALILFMRRPGVPLFDRGL; this is translated from the coding sequence ATGTTCATCCCGCTGCATGACCACAACCCCATCAAGCATCTGAAGGCGCAATACGTCACCTGGAGCCTGATCGCGGTGAACGTCGTGGTGTTCGTCGTCATCCAGGGCGCGGGCGAGACGCAAGCCGCGCAAACCGCGGCCCTGCTCTATGGCATGATCCCCGCGCTGATCACCGATGTCGCGCAATTGCCGCCCGGCCTCGCGGTTGTGCCCGACGAGGCGACGCTCGTCACCTACGCCTTCCTGCATGGGAGCTGGATGCATCTGGGTGGCAACATGCTGTTCTTGTGGGTGTTCGGCGACAACGTCGAGGACGCCATGGGCCATGCGCGCTTTCTCGCCTTCTACCTGATGTGCGCGGCGGCCGGCGCGCTGGTCCACGTCGCCATGGGGCCGGACAGCCAGGTGCCGCTGGTCGGCGCGTCCGGAGCCGTGGCCGGCGTCATCGCCGCTTATCTGATGCTTCATCCACGGGTAAAGATCTGGATTCTGGCGCTCGGCCGCATTCCGTTGCGCCTGCCCGCGATATGGGTGCTCGGCCTCTGGGTAGGGCTGCAGCTGTTCAACGCGCTGGCCGACACGGGCGACAATCCCGGCGAGGCGGTGGCCTGGTGGGCGCATGTCGGCGGTATGGCAGCGGGCACCGCTCTGATCCTCTTCATGCGTCGGCCCGGCGTGCCGCTCTTCGACCGGGGATTGTGA
- a CDS encoding electron transfer flavoprotein subunit beta/FixA family protein, whose product MKVLVPVKRVIDYNVKARVKADGSGVDLANVKMSMNPFDEISVEEAIRLKEAGHADEIVIVSIGPAQAAETIRTALAMGGDRGILVKTDETVEPLAVAKILKAIVAEEAPGLVILGKQAIDDDSNQTGQMLAAMLGWGQGTFASKVDLGDGSVNVTREIDGGLQTVKLTLPAVVTTDLRLNEPRYASLPNIMKAKKKPIDEKSPADYGVDTAPRLSVLKTTEPAARQAGGKVASVAELVDKLKNEAGVL is encoded by the coding sequence ATGAAAGTCCTGGTGCCCGTCAAGCGGGTGATCGATTACAACGTCAAGGCCCGCGTCAAGGCGGACGGCTCCGGCGTCGACCTCGCCAACGTGAAGATGTCGATGAACCCCTTCGACGAAATCTCCGTCGAGGAAGCCATCCGGCTGAAGGAAGCCGGCCATGCGGACGAGATCGTCATCGTCTCCATCGGCCCCGCGCAAGCCGCCGAGACCATCCGCACGGCGCTGGCCATGGGCGGCGACCGCGGCATTCTGGTGAAGACCGACGAGACGGTCGAGCCGCTCGCCGTCGCCAAGATCCTCAAGGCGATTGTCGCGGAAGAGGCCCCGGGCCTCGTGATCCTCGGCAAACAGGCGATCGACGACGACAGCAACCAGACCGGCCAGATGCTGGCGGCGATGCTCGGCTGGGGTCAAGGCACCTTCGCCTCCAAGGTCGATCTCGGCGATGGTAGCGTGAATGTCACGCGTGAAATCGACGGCGGCCTGCAGACGGTGAAGCTCACGCTTCCTGCCGTGGTCACCACGGACCTGCGCCTCAACGAGCCGCGCTATGCGTCGTTGCCCAACATCATGAAGGCGAAGAAGAAGCCCATCGACGAAAAGTCACCCGCCGACTACGGCGTCGACACGGCTCCGCGTCTGAGCGTCTTGAAGACCACCGAACCGGCCGCCCGCCAGGCCGGCGGCAAGGTCGCCTCGGTCGCCGAACTGGTCGACAAGCTGAAGAACGAAGCCGGCGTGCTTTGA
- a CDS encoding FAD-binding protein translates to MTTLLVAEHSNTALSEQTAKALTAATAIGADVHVLVAGKGCKAAAEAAAKLAGVAKVLVVESDALEHQLAEPLAAIVTDLASGYDVIVAAATTTGKNFMPRVAALLDVMQISDIVKVVAPDTFERPIYAGNAIQTVQSGEAKKVITVRTAGFAAAGDGGSAAIEDATAAADPALSSFVGEELSKSDRPELTSAKIIISGGRALGSKEKFEEVIIPVADKLGAAVGASRAAVDAGYAPNDWQVGQTGKVVAPELYIACGISGAIQHLAGMKDSKVIVAINKDEEAPIFSVADYGLVADLFEALPELEKELEKVQG, encoded by the coding sequence ATGACCACGCTTCTTGTTGCCGAGCATTCCAACACGGCGCTGTCCGAGCAGACCGCCAAGGCGCTGACCGCCGCGACCGCCATCGGCGCGGACGTCCACGTCCTGGTGGCCGGCAAGGGCTGCAAGGCCGCCGCCGAGGCCGCCGCCAAACTCGCCGGCGTCGCCAAGGTGCTCGTCGTTGAAAGCGACGCGCTGGAGCACCAGCTCGCCGAGCCGCTGGCCGCCATCGTCACCGATCTCGCCTCCGGCTACGACGTGATCGTCGCCGCCGCCACCACAACGGGCAAGAACTTCATGCCGCGGGTCGCGGCGCTGCTCGACGTGATGCAGATCTCCGACATCGTTAAAGTCGTCGCGCCCGACACCTTCGAGCGGCCGATCTATGCCGGCAACGCCATCCAGACGGTTCAGTCGGGCGAGGCCAAGAAGGTCATCACCGTGCGCACCGCGGGCTTCGCGGCGGCTGGCGATGGCGGCTCCGCGGCGATCGAGGACGCGACAGCGGCGGCCGATCCGGCCCTGTCGTCCTTTGTCGGCGAGGAACTGTCCAAGTCCGACCGTCCGGAACTGACCTCGGCCAAGATCATCATCTCCGGCGGCCGCGCGCTCGGCTCCAAGGAGAAGTTCGAGGAAGTCATCATTCCGGTGGCCGACAAGCTCGGCGCCGCGGTCGGCGCCTCGCGCGCCGCCGTCGACGCGGGCTACGCGCCCAACGACTGGCAGGTCGGCCAGACCGGCAAGGTCGTCGCCCCGGAGCTTTACATCGCGTGCGGCATTTCCGGTGCGATCCAGCATCTGGCCGGCATGAAGGACAGCAAGGTCATCGTCGCCATCAACAAGGACGAGGAAGCGCCGATCTTCTCCGTCGCCGACTATGGTTTGGTCGCTGATCTGTTCGAAGCGCTGCCGGAGCTTGAAAAAGAGCTCGAAAAGGTTCAAGGCTGA
- a CDS encoding 3-hydroxybutyryl-CoA dehydrogenase translates to MSAEIKKIGVIGAGQMGNGIVHVCAAAGYEVGLHDISRERIESGLATINGNMARQVSKGLMTEEDREKALARISQAYELDQIADADLVIESASENEQTKRKIFSQICPILKPEAILATNTSSISITRLASSTDRPERFIGIHFMNPVPLMELVELVRGIATADETFETSRQVVSNLGKKIAVAEDFPGFMVNRILLPMINEAVYTLYEGVGTVESIDTAMRLGANHPMGPLQLADFIGLDTCLSIMQVLYEGLADTKYRPCPLLVKYVEAGWLGRKAQRGFYDYRGEEPVPTR, encoded by the coding sequence ATGTCTGCTGAAATCAAAAAGATCGGTGTGATCGGCGCAGGCCAGATGGGCAACGGCATTGTGCATGTGTGCGCGGCCGCCGGCTATGAGGTCGGGCTGCACGACATTTCGCGCGAGCGCATCGAATCCGGTCTGGCGACGATCAACGGCAACATGGCGCGGCAGGTTTCCAAGGGTCTGATGACCGAGGAAGACCGCGAAAAGGCACTGGCGCGCATCAGCCAGGCCTATGAGCTGGACCAGATCGCCGACGCCGATCTGGTGATTGAATCGGCCTCCGAGAACGAGCAGACCAAGCGCAAGATCTTTTCCCAGATCTGCCCGATCCTGAAGCCCGAGGCCATTCTGGCCACCAACACCTCGTCGATCTCCATCACCCGGCTGGCGTCATCGACCGATCGCCCTGAACGCTTCATCGGCATTCATTTCATGAACCCGGTGCCGCTGATGGAGCTGGTCGAGCTGGTGCGCGGCATCGCCACCGCCGACGAGACCTTCGAGACCTCGCGCCAGGTCGTGTCCAACCTGGGCAAGAAGATCGCCGTGGCCGAGGATTTCCCGGGCTTCATGGTCAACCGCATCCTGCTGCCGATGATCAACGAGGCCGTCTACACGCTCTATGAAGGCGTGGGCACGGTGGAATCCATCGACACCGCCATGCGGCTGGGCGCCAATCATCCCATGGGCCCGCTGCAGCTTGCGGACTTCATCGGTCTCGACACCTGCCTGTCGATCATGCAGGTGCTCTACGAGGGATTGGCCGACACGAAATACCGGCCCTGCCCGCTGTTGGTGAAATACGTCGAAGCGGGCTGGCTCGGCCGCAAGGCACAGCGGGGCTTTTACGACTATCGCGGCGAAGAGCCGGTTCCCACGCGCTAG
- a CDS encoding TlpA disulfide reductase family protein: MTTTQTPGKRRFGLLTLAAVAGTIMGLAAIYVIGRGDGNGADVAQCAEALETAKAIAPLATGEVAAFLPAAKALSVAELTFKDGEGAQKTLGDFEGQTVLLNLWATWCAPCRKEMPALDRLQQEMGGDDFSVVAVNVDSRNPQRPREFLKEINVTNLEHYSDETMGVFNEMRKLGRATGLPSTMLIDGKGCEIGSMYGPAEWDSADALALIRAAIDR; this comes from the coding sequence ATGACGACGACACAAACCCCTGGCAAGCGCCGTTTCGGTCTCCTGACCCTGGCCGCCGTTGCCGGCACGATCATGGGTCTGGCGGCGATATACGTGATTGGGCGGGGCGATGGCAACGGTGCTGATGTCGCGCAATGCGCGGAGGCGCTGGAAACCGCCAAGGCGATCGCGCCTCTGGCCACCGGAGAGGTGGCGGCGTTCCTGCCGGCGGCCAAGGCCCTGAGTGTTGCTGAGCTGACATTCAAGGACGGCGAGGGCGCGCAAAAGACGCTCGGCGACTTCGAGGGTCAGACGGTTTTGCTGAACTTGTGGGCGACGTGGTGCGCGCCGTGCCGCAAGGAAATGCCGGCGCTGGACCGGCTGCAGCAGGAAATGGGAGGCGACGACTTTTCCGTCGTGGCCGTCAATGTCGACAGCCGAAATCCCCAGCGCCCGCGCGAATTCCTCAAGGAAATCAACGTCACCAATCTCGAGCACTATTCAGATGAGACGATGGGCGTGTTCAACGAGATGCGCAAGCTGGGGCGGGCGACGGGGCTTCCGTCGACCATGCTGATCGACGGCAAGGGCTGCGAGATCGGTTCCATGTACGGGCCGGCGGAATGGGATTCCGCCGACGCGCTAGCCCTGATCCGCGCCGCCATCGACCGCTGA
- the argH gene encoding argininosuccinate lyase — MSNRMWGGRFAEGPAAIMEEINASIGYDQKLYRQDIAGSKAHVRMLAAQQIVAGEDAQAIAHGLDTILSEIEAGKFEFSRALEDIHMNIEARLAELVGPAAGRLHTARSRNDQVATDFRLWVRDTLDTLDEQLAGLQLALATKAEAHAGVVMPGFTHLQSAQPVTFGHHMLAYVEMIGRDRSRATDARKRMNECPLGAAALAGTSFPIDRHATAKALGFDRPAANSLDAVADRDFVLEALTTASIAAMHLSRLAEEIVIWCSAQFGFIKLSDKYTTGSSIMPQKQNPDAAELVRAKAGRVYGALMALLTVMKGLPLAYSKDMQEDKEQAFDALANLSLCIAAITGMVDDMEPNVKALKKAAGSGYSTATDLADWLVRVLGMPFRQAHHVTGTIVGIAADRGIELHKVPLEDMQAVDAGITEDVYSVLSVDKSVKSRVSYGGTAPVNVRKQARRWLKQLSREPEAK; from the coding sequence ATGAGCAATCGCATGTGGGGTGGACGGTTCGCCGAGGGACCCGCTGCCATCATGGAGGAAATCAACGCCTCCATCGGTTACGACCAGAAACTCTACCGGCAGGATATAGCGGGATCGAAGGCGCATGTCCGCATGCTTGCGGCGCAACAGATCGTCGCGGGCGAAGATGCGCAAGCCATCGCTCACGGTCTAGACACGATCCTGTCAGAGATCGAGGCAGGAAAGTTCGAGTTTTCCCGGGCGCTTGAAGACATTCACATGAACATCGAGGCGCGCCTCGCCGAACTGGTGGGGCCGGCCGCGGGACGGCTGCACACCGCGCGCTCGCGCAACGACCAGGTGGCCACCGACTTCCGCCTCTGGGTGCGCGACACGCTCGACACGCTGGACGAGCAGCTCGCCGGCCTGCAGCTTGCGCTGGCGACCAAGGCCGAGGCGCACGCCGGCGTCGTCATGCCGGGCTTCACCCATCTGCAGTCGGCCCAGCCGGTCACCTTCGGCCATCACATGCTGGCCTACGTGGAGATGATCGGCCGCGATCGCTCGCGCGCCACCGACGCCCGCAAGCGCATGAACGAGTGTCCGCTGGGTGCGGCGGCGCTCGCCGGCACCTCCTTTCCGATCGACCGGCACGCCACCGCCAAGGCGCTGGGCTTCGACCGTCCGGCCGCCAATTCGCTCGACGCCGTCGCCGACCGCGACTTCGTGCTGGAAGCGCTGACAACCGCATCGATCGCCGCGATGCATCTGTCGCGGCTGGCCGAGGAAATCGTCATCTGGTGCTCGGCGCAGTTCGGCTTCATCAAGCTGTCGGACAAATACACCACCGGCTCCTCGATCATGCCGCAGAAGCAGAACCCGGACGCCGCCGAACTGGTGCGCGCCAAGGCCGGCCGCGTCTACGGCGCGCTGATGGCGCTGCTCACGGTCATGAAGGGCCTGCCGCTGGCCTATTCCAAGGACATGCAGGAAGACAAGGAACAGGCGTTCGACGCGCTGGCCAACCTGTCGCTGTGCATCGCCGCCATCACCGGCATGGTCGACGACATGGAGCCCAACGTGAAGGCGCTCAAGAAGGCGGCCGGCTCGGGCTATTCCACCGCCACCGATCTGGCCGACTGGCTGGTGCGGGTGCTGGGCATGCCGTTCCGCCAGGCGCATCACGTCACCGGCACCATCGTCGGCATCGCCGCGGACCGCGGCATCGAGCTGCACAAGGTGCCGCTTGAAGACATGCAAGCGGTCGACGCCGGCATCACCGAGGACGTCTATTCGGTGCTGTCGGTCGACAAGTCGGTGAAAAGCCGCGTCAGCTACGGTGGCACGGCCCCTGTCAATGTGCGCAAGCAGGCGCGCCGCTGGCTCAAGCAGCTTTCGCGCGAGCCGGAAGCGAAATAG
- a CDS encoding lipoprotein has translation MKACALTALVAVVAVGGCGRRGSLSPPPSAASAPAEGAYDEQAAAPEAKKPDNRRFVLDPLL, from the coding sequence ATGAAAGCCTGCGCCCTGACCGCCCTCGTGGCGGTCGTTGCGGTCGGCGGCTGCGGACGCCGCGGCTCGCTCTCGCCGCCGCCTTCCGCCGCCTCGGCGCCCGCCGAGGGCGCCTATGACGAGCAAGCCGCAGCGCCCGAGGCGAAAAAGCCGGACAACCGCCGCTTCGTTCTCGACCCGCTGCTCTAG